One genomic window of Corynebacterium diphtheriae includes the following:
- a CDS encoding iron chaperone: MATRIAEPGEPIIEFFADWLDRISNPTNRAIAERILAWVHEEFPDLGYRFAWKQPMFTHHGTFIIGFSPATNHISFAPERAGIVKWEPQLKQRGLSYGKMMVRLPWDQPIPFDLLRDVIAFNIDDKRDVTSFWRK; this comes from the coding sequence ATGGCTACTCGTATTGCTGAACCAGGCGAGCCGATCATCGAGTTCTTCGCTGATTGGCTCGACAGGATTTCTAATCCCACTAACCGTGCCATTGCCGAGCGGATTCTGGCGTGGGTGCATGAAGAATTCCCTGATCTGGGTTACCGTTTTGCATGGAAGCAACCCATGTTTACTCACCACGGCACGTTCATTATTGGGTTTAGCCCAGCGACCAATCACATTTCTTTTGCCCCTGAACGCGCAGGCATTGTGAAATGGGAGCCGCAGTTGAAACAACGGGGGTTGTCTTACGGGAAGATGATGGTGCGGTTGCCGTGGGATCAGCCGATTCCTTTCGATCTGCTGCGCGATGTGATCGCCTTTAACATCGACGATAAACGCGATGTGACAAGTTTTTGGCGCAAGTAA
- a CDS encoding M20/M25/M40 family metallo-hydrolase → MSITPIALNVVHMTLYDDTLALLTELIRNACVNDLTPDSGHEERNAATLEEFFAGSPVNIQRFEPHPGRVSLVVTATGSDPTAEPLTFLGHTDVVPVDTQHWSVPPFDATIIDGKLYGRGSVDMLFITATMAAVTRHVARTGGNAGTLYFAALADEEARGGLGAAWLAQHHPDALSWKNCISETGGSHIPGRDGSDSTIIYVGEKGAAQRRLHVYGDAGHGSAPYNKDSAIATIGEVARRIAAFEPEVSTDDIWRGFIDAFRFDPTTTAALRDGTGYEHLGDLAAFGHAISHLTIAQTVLRAGQAINVLPSHAWLDMDIRTLPGHDDAYVDDLLTQALGDLAPHVTIEHLICEPATISPTDTPLYRTLAEVLHDSFPDTTVIPMIAPSGSDLRFARRMGGNGYGFAVHAPDRTLGHVHDQLHSHDEYLHLEDLRLTVAGYQQLVEKFL, encoded by the coding sequence ATGTCAATCACCCCCATTGCCCTTAATGTGGTACACATGACGCTTTACGACGACACCCTCGCCCTGCTCACCGAACTCATCCGCAACGCCTGCGTCAACGACCTCACACCAGACTCCGGCCACGAGGAACGCAATGCGGCCACTTTAGAAGAGTTCTTCGCGGGGAGTCCCGTGAACATCCAGCGCTTCGAACCTCACCCAGGGCGCGTCAGCCTCGTCGTCACTGCTACCGGAAGCGACCCTACCGCCGAGCCCCTCACCTTCTTAGGCCACACCGATGTGGTGCCCGTCGATACGCAACATTGGAGCGTCCCACCTTTCGACGCCACCATCATCGACGGCAAACTCTACGGTCGCGGCAGCGTCGACATGCTCTTTATTACCGCTACCATGGCCGCCGTCACCCGACATGTTGCCCGTACTGGCGGCAACGCCGGCACTCTTTACTTCGCAGCGCTTGCCGACGAAGAAGCCCGCGGTGGCCTCGGCGCAGCTTGGCTAGCCCAACACCACCCCGACGCGTTGAGCTGGAAGAACTGTATCTCTGAAACCGGCGGGTCCCACATCCCAGGCCGTGATGGCTCCGACTCCACCATCATCTACGTCGGCGAAAAAGGCGCTGCCCAGCGTCGCCTCCACGTCTATGGCGACGCCGGCCACGGCTCCGCCCCCTATAACAAGGACAGCGCCATCGCCACGATCGGCGAAGTAGCACGCCGGATCGCCGCCTTTGAACCCGAAGTAAGCACCGACGACATCTGGCGCGGCTTTATCGACGCCTTCCGTTTCGACCCCACCACTACCGCCGCCCTGCGAGACGGCACCGGCTACGAACACCTCGGCGACCTCGCAGCCTTCGGCCACGCCATCTCCCACCTCACCATCGCCCAAACCGTGCTGCGCGCAGGTCAAGCCATCAACGTCCTTCCCAGCCACGCCTGGCTCGACATGGACATCCGTACTCTCCCAGGGCACGACGACGCCTACGTGGACGACCTGCTCACCCAAGCCCTCGGTGATCTCGCACCCCACGTCACCATCGAACACCTCATCTGCGAACCCGCCACCATCTCCCCCACCGACACCCCGCTCTACCGCACACTAGCCGAGGTCCTCCACGACTCTTTCCCCGACACCACCGTGATCCCCATGATCGCACCCAGTGGTTCTGACCTGCGCTTTGCACGGCGAATGGGTGGCAATGGCTACGGATTTGCAGTCCATGCACCCGACCGCACCCTAGGGCATGTTCACGACCAACTCCACTCCCATGACGAGTACCTCCACCTCGAAGATCTCCGCCTCACTGTTGCCGGATACCAGCAGCTAGTAGAGAAATTTCTGTAG
- the bioB gene encoding biotin synthase BioB has protein sequence MTDILELARTKVLNNGEGLNKEEVLQVLQLDEARIPELLELAHEVRLKWCGEEVEVEGIISLKTGGCPEDCHFCSQSGLFESPVRSAWLDIAGLVEAAKQTQKSGATEFCIVAAVKGPDERLMSQLEEAVAAIKSEVDIEVAASIGILTQEQVDRLKAAGVHRYNHNLETARSYFPNVVTTHSWESRRETLRMVGEAGMEVCSGGIIGMGETLEQRAEFACDLAELNPTEVPMNFLDPRPGTPFADYEVLDTTDALRAIGAFRLALPKTILRFAGGRELTLGDLGTEQGLLGGINAVIVGNYLTTLGRPMEQDLDMLGKLRLPIKALNASV, from the coding sequence GTGACTGACATTCTAGAACTCGCCCGCACCAAAGTGCTCAACAACGGCGAAGGCCTAAACAAAGAAGAAGTCCTCCAAGTACTACAACTCGACGAAGCACGCATCCCAGAGCTACTCGAACTCGCCCACGAAGTACGCCTCAAATGGTGCGGCGAAGAAGTAGAAGTAGAAGGAATCATCTCCCTCAAAACCGGCGGCTGCCCAGAAGACTGCCACTTCTGCTCCCAATCCGGACTCTTCGAATCCCCCGTGCGCTCCGCATGGCTCGACATCGCAGGCCTCGTAGAAGCAGCAAAACAAACCCAAAAATCCGGTGCCACCGAATTCTGCATTGTGGCAGCCGTCAAAGGCCCCGACGAGCGCCTGATGAGCCAGCTTGAAGAAGCCGTCGCCGCCATCAAATCGGAAGTCGACATCGAAGTCGCAGCCTCCATCGGCATCCTCACCCAAGAACAAGTCGATCGCCTCAAAGCCGCCGGCGTACACCGCTACAACCACAACCTAGAAACCGCACGCTCCTACTTCCCCAACGTAGTGACCACCCACTCCTGGGAATCCCGCCGCGAAACCCTACGCATGGTCGGCGAAGCCGGAATGGAAGTCTGCTCCGGTGGCATCATCGGCATGGGTGAAACCCTAGAACAGCGCGCCGAATTTGCCTGTGACCTCGCAGAACTCAACCCCACCGAAGTTCCCATGAACTTCCTCGACCCACGCCCAGGAACCCCATTCGCGGACTATGAAGTCCTCGACACCACAGATGCATTGCGCGCAATTGGAGCATTCCGACTTGCGCTTCCTAAAACCATCCTGCGCTTCGCCGGCGGCCGCGAACTCACCCTCGGCGACCTCGGCACCGAGCAAGGCCTCCTCGGTGGCATTAACGCCGTGATCGTGGGCAACTATCTGACCACCCTCGGCCGCCCCATGGAACAAGACCTCGACATGCTCGGCAAACTCCGCCTACCTATCAAAGCCCTGAACGCGAGCGTCTAA
- a CDS encoding cryptochrome/photolyase family protein, with protein sequence MARSVVVWFRDDLRVHDNPALMKAWELVRANPADLHAVYIANEVGVRPLGGAVKWWLHHSLLALSEQLAQRGVRLHVLSGDPLTLLPQLVTSCGATAVTMNRRYDPAARSIDDAFVADASAHDVEVYDFPCHLLAEPGEITTTTGGSYKVFTPFSRNLRDAIGDLPLDTLAAPPKAEQPIDDTETQAAIADLGWDAWWAASISKAWTPGEPAAREALAELDDILPRYLDDRDRPDIDGTSRLSPRLRFGELSVAEVWNHAHTSEGFRRQLMWRDFAWHRLDAHPDMATANIRPEFDRFPWDGGDFEAELNAWRHGRTGIALVDAGMRELWATGTMHNRVRMVAASLLVKNLGIHWRHGEQWFWDTLVDADPASNPFNWQWVAGSGDDAAPYFRIFNPDTQARRFDPDGTYRTRWLPIMSVDYPEEAIVDLKESRLRALDAYNACKR encoded by the coding sequence ATGGCTCGCTCAGTGGTGGTGTGGTTCCGTGACGATCTACGCGTCCACGACAATCCAGCTCTTATGAAGGCATGGGAGCTTGTTCGTGCCAACCCTGCGGACTTGCATGCGGTCTACATTGCCAACGAGGTGGGGGTTCGCCCCCTTGGTGGGGCAGTCAAGTGGTGGCTGCACCACAGCCTGCTGGCTTTGTCTGAGCAGCTGGCGCAGCGTGGTGTGCGTCTGCATGTGCTCTCCGGCGACCCACTCACGCTGTTGCCACAGCTAGTGACTTCCTGTGGTGCTACAGCCGTGACGATGAATCGTCGCTATGATCCCGCAGCACGCAGTATTGATGATGCCTTCGTCGCTGATGCCAGTGCCCACGATGTGGAGGTCTACGACTTCCCCTGTCACTTGCTGGCAGAACCAGGGGAGATCACCACCACAACCGGTGGCAGCTACAAGGTGTTTACGCCCTTTTCCCGTAACCTTCGCGACGCCATCGGTGACCTGCCCTTAGACACGCTTGCGGCACCACCCAAGGCCGAACAGCCCATAGACGACACGGAAACCCAGGCCGCGATTGCGGACTTAGGCTGGGACGCATGGTGGGCTGCGTCGATAAGCAAGGCGTGGACCCCAGGTGAACCCGCCGCCCGCGAAGCCCTCGCCGAGCTCGACGACATCCTTCCGCGCTACCTAGACGACCGCGACCGCCCTGACATCGACGGCACTTCTAGGCTAAGCCCGCGCCTGCGCTTCGGGGAACTCAGCGTCGCTGAGGTGTGGAATCATGCCCACACCTCGGAGGGGTTCCGCCGCCAACTCATGTGGCGAGATTTCGCCTGGCACCGCCTCGACGCGCACCCCGACATGGCGACCGCCAACATCCGCCCCGAATTTGACCGCTTCCCTTGGGACGGCGGTGACTTCGAAGCCGAACTGAACGCTTGGCGTCATGGCCGCACCGGCATCGCGCTTGTCGACGCCGGCATGCGCGAACTATGGGCCACCGGAACCATGCACAACCGTGTGCGCATGGTCGCCGCATCCCTGCTGGTCAAAAACCTAGGAATCCACTGGCGGCACGGCGAGCAATGGTTCTGGGACACTCTCGTTGATGCCGACCCAGCGTCCAACCCCTTCAACTGGCAATGGGTAGCCGGCAGCGGTGACGACGCCGCCCCCTACTTCCGCATCTTCAACCCCGATACCCAAGCGCGCCGCTTCGACCCCGACGGCACCTACCGCACGCGATGGCTGCCCATCATGAGCGTGGACTATCCCGAAGAGGCGATCGTAGACCTTAAAGAATCCCGACTTCGAGCCCTCGACGCCTATAACGCTTGTAAACGCTGA
- a CDS encoding esterase/lipase family protein translates to MAVVQHHLPLSARLPARGIFEDDWRDRPSKRHPYPVILIHGTGVTKGDWMELGHALRSLGYAVWAPDFGMRSTAAVAESAAQVGAYIDAVLTVTKAKKAIVVGHSQGGILARYWMHNLDGANKVSHLISLAVPHHGTSHGGMMSPLGRTPRGTAVIDSLITGFFGASGFEMLHDSELIAQLNADGDTLPYVYYSCIATRSDTIIQPVESCFLHGKLVRNIYAQAVSKHAIILHEDMPHDPRVRRLVIAEIERVESLTIPS, encoded by the coding sequence ATGGCAGTTGTCCAGCATCACCTGCCGCTTTCTGCCCGCCTGCCAGCCCGTGGAATCTTCGAGGACGACTGGCGCGATCGGCCGTCGAAACGCCACCCCTATCCCGTCATCCTGATCCACGGAACGGGAGTCACCAAAGGCGATTGGATGGAGCTCGGGCACGCGCTTCGCAGCCTCGGCTACGCCGTGTGGGCACCGGATTTTGGGATGCGCTCCACCGCAGCCGTAGCGGAATCCGCGGCCCAAGTAGGCGCATATATCGACGCCGTTTTGACCGTCACCAAGGCCAAGAAAGCGATTGTGGTGGGGCATTCGCAAGGCGGAATTTTGGCACGCTATTGGATGCACAACCTCGACGGCGCAAACAAAGTAAGCCACCTCATTTCACTTGCGGTCCCCCACCACGGCACCTCCCACGGCGGAATGATGAGCCCGCTGGGGCGCACACCGCGTGGTACCGCAGTGATCGATTCCCTTATCACCGGATTTTTTGGGGCTAGCGGCTTTGAAATGCTGCACGATAGCGAGCTCATTGCACAACTCAACGCAGATGGCGACACACTGCCGTACGTGTATTACAGCTGCATTGCCACCCGTTCCGACACCATTATCCAGCCGGTAGAATCCTGCTTTCTCCACGGAAAACTTGTACGCAATATTTATGCGCAAGCAGTGTCTAAGCACGCGATCATTTTGCACGAGGACATGCCCCATGATCCGCGGGTACGGCGCCTCGTCATTGCAGAGATAGAAAGAGTGGAAAGTCTAACTATCCCCAGCTAA
- a CDS encoding VIT1/CCC1 transporter family protein: protein MTQKNFPPLPGTLSSTGQALDPVAVSGLNSKLNWLRAGILGANDGIVSISALLLGVIATNASTSTVLLSGVAATIAGAVSMALGEFVSVSAQRDNEHKVMEQEYNELLHAPGEERAEIAGILENYGMSTATAYRAAIEIGRNDPFRAHLQIEYGIDPHDLTSPLHAAVSSAASFLLGALLPLLTVFLIPDLSRVAGAIAVTAVTLLALAITGYISARIGGTSPVKSVLRLTIGGILGLALTFGAGYAFGAVA from the coding sequence ATGACGCAAAAGAATTTCCCACCATTGCCAGGGACCCTCTCCTCCACGGGCCAAGCCCTAGACCCAGTGGCAGTATCGGGGCTCAACTCCAAGCTGAACTGGCTACGCGCCGGCATCCTCGGAGCTAACGACGGCATTGTGTCCATCTCTGCCCTGCTGCTCGGCGTGATCGCTACCAACGCCAGCACTTCCACAGTGCTGCTTTCCGGTGTGGCAGCCACCATCGCCGGCGCCGTATCCATGGCACTAGGCGAATTCGTGTCCGTGTCTGCCCAGCGCGACAACGAGCACAAGGTCATGGAGCAGGAATACAACGAGCTTCTGCACGCTCCAGGTGAAGAGCGCGCAGAAATCGCTGGGATCCTTGAAAACTACGGCATGAGCACTGCCACTGCGTATCGTGCCGCCATTGAGATTGGTCGCAACGATCCCTTCCGTGCCCACCTGCAAATCGAGTACGGCATTGATCCCCATGACCTCACCAGCCCGCTTCATGCTGCGGTGTCCTCGGCAGCATCCTTTCTGCTCGGCGCACTGCTGCCACTGCTCACGGTCTTCTTGATCCCAGATCTCTCCCGCGTGGCCGGCGCGATTGCCGTAACTGCCGTCACCTTGCTGGCCTTGGCTATTACCGGTTATATCTCAGCGCGTATCGGCGGCACCTCGCCTGTGAAGTCAGTACTGCGCCTGACCATCGGTGGCATTCTCGGCTTGGCACTGACTTTCGGTGCCGGTTATGCCTTCGGCGCGGTGGCCTAA
- a CDS encoding inositol-3-phosphate synthase produces the protein MSAIRVAIAGVGNCASSLVQGVEYYKDASPEQQVPGLMHVQFGDYHVGDIEFVAAFDVDRAKVGLDLSEAINASENCTIRICDVPETGVTVQRGPTLDGLGKYYRATVEESPAQAVDVVQVLKDERVDVLVSYLPVGSEEADKFYAQCAIDANVAFVNALPVFIASDPQWAAKFEEAGVPIVGDDIKSQVGATITHRVLAKLFEDRGVHLDRTMQLNVGGNMDFKNMLERERLESKKISKTQAVTSNLDQEIAARDVHIGPSDYVGWLDDRKWAYVRLEGTAFGDVPLNLEYKLEVWDSPNSAGIIIDALRAAKIAKDRGIGGPVYPAAAYLMKSPPRQMRDEAARAELEQFISG, from the coding sequence GTGTCTGCTATTCGTGTTGCCATTGCCGGTGTGGGCAACTGTGCATCGTCGCTGGTACAGGGCGTAGAGTATTACAAGGATGCGTCCCCTGAACAGCAGGTGCCAGGCCTTATGCACGTGCAGTTTGGGGATTATCATGTGGGCGATATTGAGTTTGTTGCCGCGTTTGATGTGGATCGCGCGAAGGTGGGGCTGGATCTGTCGGAGGCGATTAATGCCTCGGAGAACTGCACGATCCGTATTTGCGATGTGCCGGAGACGGGTGTGACAGTGCAGCGAGGCCCTACTCTTGATGGTTTGGGCAAGTATTATCGCGCAACCGTTGAGGAGTCCCCTGCCCAGGCGGTGGATGTGGTGCAGGTACTCAAGGATGAGCGTGTCGACGTCCTCGTCTCCTATCTTCCGGTGGGCTCGGAGGAGGCGGATAAGTTTTATGCGCAGTGTGCTATCGACGCCAACGTGGCATTTGTGAATGCGCTACCAGTGTTTATTGCTTCTGATCCGCAGTGGGCTGCCAAGTTTGAAGAGGCTGGGGTGCCAATTGTGGGCGATGATATTAAGTCACAGGTTGGTGCCACGATCACGCACCGCGTTTTGGCTAAGTTGTTTGAGGATCGTGGTGTGCATTTGGATCGCACGATGCAGCTGAATGTAGGCGGCAACATGGACTTTAAGAACATGTTGGAGCGGGAGCGTTTGGAGTCGAAGAAAATCTCTAAGACGCAGGCTGTGACGTCGAACTTGGATCAAGAAATTGCGGCTCGGGATGTCCATATTGGCCCATCGGATTATGTGGGCTGGTTAGATGACCGCAAATGGGCGTATGTGCGTTTGGAGGGCACTGCGTTTGGCGATGTGCCGTTGAATCTGGAGTACAAGCTGGAGGTGTGGGATTCGCCGAATTCTGCGGGCATAATTATCGACGCCCTGCGCGCGGCGAAGATCGCCAAGGATCGCGGTATCGGTGGGCCGGTGTATCCAGCGGCTGCGTATTTGATGAAGTCCCCGCCGCGCCAGATGCGCGACGAGGCTGCCCGCGCGGAGCTGGAGCAGTTTATTTCTGGTTAG
- a CDS encoding FecCD family ABC transporter permease, with protein sequence MSNVVEQYHKRSRRKLLAIVILTVLAIAAFVVATVVGPVNLTPATMLKGIIQPDSVDPTTRTVLWDLRLPASVMAVLIGAALSLSGAHMQTILDNPLAEPFTLGISAAAAFGGAASIVLGWVLIPHAQFNLAAVAWASSLVAVVIVAGAAVWRGAGAESMILLGIALVFLFQALLSLMQYRATTEALQQIVFWTMGSLQRATWTANAIIAVMLAIAIPYTVVNAWRLTALRLGDARAAALGINVARLRVITLVVASLLAASAVAFAGIIGFIGLVGPHVARILVGEEQRFFAPASMAAGAFLLATAHAVSITMIPGVALPIGIITALVGVPFFVILVFTRRRAMWGS encoded by the coding sequence ATGAGCAACGTAGTCGAGCAGTATCACAAGCGCTCACGACGCAAACTCTTAGCGATTGTGATTCTCACAGTGCTGGCCATCGCGGCATTCGTGGTGGCCACTGTGGTGGGGCCGGTGAATCTTACTCCGGCCACCATGCTGAAGGGCATTATTCAGCCCGATAGTGTTGATCCCACCACACGTACTGTGTTGTGGGATTTACGCCTGCCGGCGTCGGTTATGGCTGTGTTGATTGGCGCTGCGCTGTCGCTTTCTGGTGCCCATATGCAGACCATTTTGGATAATCCATTGGCGGAGCCGTTTACGCTGGGTATTTCGGCGGCGGCGGCTTTCGGTGGCGCTGCGTCGATTGTTTTGGGCTGGGTGCTTATTCCGCATGCGCAGTTTAATTTGGCTGCGGTGGCGTGGGCGTCGTCGTTAGTGGCTGTGGTGATTGTGGCTGGTGCCGCGGTGTGGCGTGGTGCTGGCGCGGAGTCGATGATTTTGCTGGGCATTGCGCTGGTGTTTTTGTTCCAAGCGCTGTTGTCGTTGATGCAGTATCGTGCGACGACTGAGGCGTTGCAGCAGATCGTTTTTTGGACGATGGGTTCGCTGCAGCGGGCAACGTGGACTGCTAATGCGATCATTGCGGTGATGTTGGCAATCGCGATTCCGTACACGGTGGTCAACGCGTGGCGTCTGACGGCACTTCGGCTTGGCGACGCTCGCGCGGCCGCCTTGGGCATTAATGTGGCAAGGCTGCGCGTGATCACCCTCGTGGTGGCGTCGCTATTAGCGGCAAGCGCGGTGGCGTTTGCTGGCATCATTGGCTTCATCGGCTTGGTTGGCCCCCACGTGGCCCGCATTTTGGTGGGCGAGGAGCAGCGCTTCTTCGCGCCAGCGTCGATGGCAGCGGGTGCGTTCCTGCTGGCTACGGCCCACGCGGTGTCTATTACGATGATCCCTGGTGTGGCACTTCCTATCGGCATTATTACTGCGCTGGTGGGCGTTCCGTTCTTCGTGATCTTGGTGTTTACTCGCCGCCGCGCAATGTGGGGGTCCTAG
- a CDS encoding ABC transporter ATP-binding protein, whose translation MSLSISDLRVSYGHGPRTRHILNGVSFGPVPLGTVTGLLGPNAAGKSTLIKAIAGLKATSGGTRTIMSKGAEVPHHELRNVVGYVPQDLLTSASLTAFESILVSARKGYDPLLSSGAVMERLGITALADRYVSELSGGQRQLVAVAQMLVRQPEVLLLDEPTSALDLRHQVELLKLLRAEVNSRDCLAVVALHDLNLAARYCDHLVVLSGGHVIAEGAPTQVLTSDLLEQVYGLRARVLDDAGVPVVCPVED comes from the coding sequence ATGAGTTTGAGTATTTCTGACCTGCGAGTCTCCTATGGTCATGGTCCGCGCACGCGCCATATTTTGAATGGTGTGAGCTTTGGCCCAGTGCCACTGGGAACGGTGACGGGCTTGTTGGGTCCTAACGCTGCTGGTAAATCCACGTTGATTAAGGCCATTGCTGGTTTGAAGGCCACCTCGGGTGGCACGCGCACCATCATGAGCAAGGGTGCGGAGGTGCCGCATCATGAGCTGCGCAATGTGGTGGGCTATGTGCCGCAGGATTTGTTGACCAGTGCGTCGTTGACGGCGTTCGAGTCTATCTTGGTGTCCGCGCGTAAGGGCTACGATCCGCTGTTGAGCTCTGGAGCGGTGATGGAACGCTTGGGCATTACTGCGCTGGCGGATCGCTACGTTTCGGAGTTGTCGGGTGGCCAGCGTCAGCTGGTTGCGGTGGCGCAGATGTTGGTGCGTCAGCCGGAGGTTTTGCTTCTCGACGAGCCCACGTCGGCTCTTGACCTGCGCCATCAGGTGGAGTTGCTCAAGTTGCTGCGTGCTGAGGTGAATTCTCGGGATTGCCTCGCTGTGGTGGCGTTGCATGATCTAAACCTAGCGGCGCGGTATTGCGATCATTTGGTGGTGCTTAGTGGCGGCCATGTGATTGCTGAGGGTGCACCGACGCAGGTGCTTACTTCTGACCTGTTGGAGCAGGTCTACGGGCTGCGTGCCCGTGTTCTTGACGACGCCGGAGTGCCGGTGGTCTGTCCCGTGGAGGATTAG
- a CDS encoding DUF2871 domain-containing protein, which translates to MRKLYYASLTYLILGLVAGVFYREWTKVFNAVDRSQLNTLHTHLLVLGTFFFLIVLALDKMFHLSGQKKFQQWFIFHNVALAWTTLAMLANGIVATSGGMWGPAQSGIAGLGHILLTGGFIWFFSMLNTAIKRSEANQK; encoded by the coding sequence ATGAGAAAACTGTATTATGCCTCGTTAACCTACCTCATTCTCGGGCTTGTAGCCGGGGTGTTCTACCGTGAATGGACTAAGGTGTTCAACGCCGTGGACCGCTCTCAACTCAACACCTTGCACACCCACCTCCTCGTGCTAGGAACCTTCTTCTTCCTCATCGTCTTAGCACTCGACAAGATGTTTCACCTCTCTGGCCAAAAGAAATTCCAGCAGTGGTTCATCTTCCACAACGTGGCCCTAGCATGGACCACCCTCGCCATGCTGGCCAACGGCATCGTAGCTACCAGCGGCGGTATGTGGGGCCCAGCCCAATCGGGTATCGCTGGCTTGGGCCACATCCTGCTCACCGGCGGTTTCATCTGGTTCTTCAGCATGCTCAACACCGCCATCAAGCGCAGCGAAGCTAACCAGAAATAA
- a CDS encoding ABC transporter substrate-binding protein, translated as MRLSRKITAVAVAIAASGAALTACSNTSDTATDASATGSSAALTVTDVAGRTVEFDKQPERVLLGEGRAMFAASILDKENPGEHIVALGEDLHKAAPSFEAKLFEAHPEIKDIPVIGHIAKGNVSVENLLAFNPDVVVMTLDHKKAAEQNGFLAKMDQAGMKYVFTDFRQKPLENTTKSVEVLGAVLGEQDKAKEFNEFYTKKRDDIIARAEKLENKPRTLVWRAAGLKDCCSTVKNSNLGDLVNAAGGINIGDTLLDTESGDLTAEKVIAEQPEKIIATGGAWAKDPKKPEVLPHVELGYTATDDVAERTLEGLLKTPGFSTLEAPKKGDLHAVFHQFYDSPYNIFALEQFAQWLQPEEFKDLDAVKDFKEFHKKWMPFEFSGVFFVTDKVEAK; from the coding sequence GTGCGTTTATCCAGAAAAATTACAGCTGTGGCAGTGGCAATCGCTGCCAGTGGTGCTGCGCTTACTGCATGCAGCAATACATCAGACACTGCAACGGATGCTTCAGCAACTGGCTCGTCTGCAGCACTGACCGTCACTGACGTCGCTGGTCGAACGGTTGAATTTGATAAACAACCAGAGCGCGTGTTGCTCGGCGAAGGCCGCGCCATGTTTGCTGCCTCGATCTTGGACAAGGAAAACCCAGGTGAGCACATCGTGGCCCTCGGTGAGGATCTGCACAAAGCTGCACCGAGCTTTGAGGCGAAACTTTTTGAGGCTCACCCAGAGATCAAGGACATCCCTGTTATCGGACACATTGCTAAGGGCAATGTGTCTGTAGAAAACCTGTTGGCTTTCAACCCAGATGTTGTGGTGATGACCCTTGACCACAAGAAGGCAGCCGAGCAAAATGGCTTCCTTGCCAAGATGGATCAGGCTGGCATGAAGTACGTGTTTACGGACTTCCGCCAGAAGCCACTGGAAAACACCACCAAGTCGGTGGAGGTTTTGGGTGCTGTTCTTGGCGAGCAGGACAAGGCAAAGGAATTCAACGAGTTCTACACCAAGAAGCGTGACGACATCATCGCTCGTGCAGAGAAGTTGGAAAACAAGCCACGCACCTTGGTGTGGCGTGCCGCTGGTCTGAAGGACTGCTGCTCCACGGTGAAAAACTCCAACCTTGGTGACTTGGTCAACGCTGCTGGTGGCATAAACATTGGCGACACTTTGCTGGATACCGAGTCCGGCGACCTGACCGCTGAGAAGGTTATTGCTGAGCAGCCAGAAAAGATCATTGCAACCGGTGGCGCTTGGGCGAAAGACCCCAAGAAGCCTGAGGTTCTTCCTCACGTTGAGCTGGGCTACACCGCTACCGATGATGTAGCAGAGCGCACCCTCGAAGGCCTACTTAAGACCCCTGGCTTTAGCACCTTGGAAGCTCCTAAGAAGGGTGATCTGCACGCGGTATTCCACCAGTTCTACGACTCCCCATACAACATCTTTGCTCTTGAGCAGTTCGCACAGTGGTTGCAACCAGAGGAGTTCAAGGATTTGGATGCTGTGAAGGACTTCAAGGAGTTCCACAAGAAGTGGATGCCATTTGAGTTCTCGGGCGTGTTCTTCGTTACCGACAAGGTTGAAGCTAAGTAA
- a CDS encoding antitoxin, giving the protein MDILNKAKDLINNNSDKVKEAVDKAGDFIDSKTEGKYADKVDQVQEAVKKKIDEQ; this is encoded by the coding sequence ATGGATATTCTCAACAAAGCTAAAGACCTGATTAACAACAACTCCGACAAGGTGAAGGAGGCCGTGGATAAGGCCGGCGACTTTATCGACTCCAAAACCGAAGGCAAGTACGCGGACAAGGTAGACCAAGTACAAGAAGCCGTAAAGAAGAAGATCGACGAGCAGTAG